The DNA window CGTTGCGGTGAAAGATCGCCCCCCACGGCCAATAATCCGTTAGGTTCGGTAAGTGCATTCTCTACGGGTGGAAACAGTGTCAAAGAACTCATTCTGGCGATTAATTTTCTATCTATCTAATTGATCAATGATTTTATCAAGCCCGTCACTTAGGGAAATATGTGTCATTTGTACCGAAAAAGATACCTTGGTAGGGGTAATTGCATGATAAATATCCTATTATTTATGGATAAATGCCCTGTTTTATGAGATTGTTTGAAATGAATATCTCGCCCGCAAGCAGCGGGATATTCACTGCGTTCTTCAATCAAGTTGACGCAGATCAATGCTGCTGCAAATCTTTTTTTTTATGCTGTGACAGTTTTGAAGTCAGCTAAAAAAAACCAAACCTCTAAGGAGAATTATATGAAGTATTTTTTGCAAAAGGAAAAATTAGCCCTCAATTTTATTGCCGGTTCGCTTTTGACCGCTTTTACATTGGCTGCACCTCAAGTTGTGGCTGCTGATGCAGCGGCTGAACGTATCAGGCTTCTAGAGCAAAGACTGCAAGCCATTCAATCGGAACTGGAAAAAGTAAAATCCGAATCTTCTCAAGCGGTGCAAAAGGTAAACACGATTGAACAAACCACCAATCAGACAGTACAGAAAGTTAATGATCTTGAAGATAGAAAAGCCGCATTTGTAGAACGGGTTGACCCGATAACGAAACGTATCGGTGTCGATGTGACTGAAAAAACCCGCATGTTGTTCTTCCGTGGCGGCTTTGCACATATGATGAATCATCGCAACGGGGTTACCATACAAAGTGATGTCTTGCCCATAGGAGCTCAGGATCAAGCCGATAAGCAAGGCTGGTATGCGGGTGCGGGTATAGATTGGGCATTAACCAGAGATGTATGGGGTTTTATGCCAAAAACCACCGTCTTTGCTGAATTAATGTTTGAATATAAACAGTTTGGTTCTCATGTGTTGGGTAACGGTGCTGTCGGTAATGTACCCAGTATGTTAGCAGGCGGTGCGCTGAATCCGATTAATGTAACCGTCAGTCAATTTACGGTATCAGCATCACCTAAAGTCAAATTCTTTGAAGGTTCAAAATTGAGACCTTGGGTTATTCCTGCTGGTTTTGCCGTTCATGTAATGAGTCCACCCTCTGAGTCCATTACTTACATAGTGCCTGGCGTTCAGTTTGGTGCCGGTGTTGATTACAACATCTGGAAAGATTTCTTCATTGGCATTGATGGCCGCTATCAATTAACCGCCGGTAAAGCGGACGGTGTCAATTTGAGTGGTATGACCGCCGGTGGTTATATCGGTATCGGGTTTTAAGGAACTCTTGAAAGAAAGAGAATGAGTTAACACTATGATTAGTATCCCTTTATAATTTTTCGACCACTCTTGCTCGTTGACCGCCAGAAGAGTATGAATGCGGAACGAAGCCTTGGCACCTCACTATTCGTTTAGTGAGGTGTTTTTTTATGAACATTTCTACAGATATGTTCGGAAAACTGACCGATGCTCAATTTCAATTCGATCAAGCGGGTGAAAAGCGCGCTTTTGGATTTGTAATTCCATTACACAATCTTTCCGCTGCATTTTTTTGACTGATAAAAACGCAACTGCCAGCTTTGCTGGCAGTTGCGTTTCCGATTAATGCCCTACAGGATTTTTCTGTGCGGCTGTGAGGCCGACTTTCCATGCTTCCGGCAGGTTTTGCACCCAACCGTTATAGACATTAGGAATCGCCAATACACCTTGGCCGCCGAATCCAGGCAAGCGACTAACCGTATCATCGATTGCTGTAGTGGTTCCGTCGGCTACGAGAGGAACATACCCAGCGATCGTAGCATCGCTAATGTTGCCATCACCATTCGGATCCGTATCGACTACGATAAGCCGGTTGGAGAATTTGCTCGTGACATAAGCGTAGTATCCGCCACCTTTTTTAGCACCGAAGTTTGCGCCATGACAACCGGGATC is part of the Gammaproteobacteria bacterium genome and encodes:
- a CDS encoding porin family protein translates to MKYFLQKEKLALNFIAGSLLTAFTLAAPQVVAADAAAERIRLLEQRLQAIQSELEKVKSESSQAVQKVNTIEQTTNQTVQKVNDLEDRKAAFVERVDPITKRIGVDVTEKTRMLFFRGGFAHMMNHRNGVTIQSDVLPIGAQDQADKQGWYAGAGIDWALTRDVWGFMPKTTVFAELMFEYKQFGSHVLGNGAVGNVPSMLAGGALNPINVTVSQFTVSASPKVKFFEGSKLRPWVIPAGFAVHVMSPPSESITYIVPGVQFGAGVDYNIWKDFFIGIDGRYQLTAGKADGVNLSGMTAGGYIGIGF